Sequence from the Corallococcus sp. EGB genome:
CAGTTCTTCGGCCGCGCGTCGTCGCTGCGCTGCCCGTACTACGCGCTGGAGACCGGCGGCTGCACCATCTGGGCGTACCGCGAATCCGTCTGCTCGACGTTCTTCTGCAAGTACGTGGCGGGCCGGGACGGCCAGCGCTTCTGGATGTCCCTCAAGACGTACCTGACGCTGGCGGAGTTCCAGCTGTCGCGCCACGCGCTGCTCCAGCTGATGCCGGAGTTCCTGCTGGACGGCAAGGACAAGGCGGAGGTGGCCACCGCGCCGCTGTCCGTGGAGGACCTGGACGACGCGGCGCCCCCGGCGAAGGCATACGCGGCGCTCTGGAAGGGGTACGCCGGGCTGGAGAAGGACTTCTACCGCGCCTGCTACGACGCCGTGCGCGCCGTGTCCCGGGACGAGCTGGAGCGGATGCTGGGCCTGGACGGCACCATCGAATTGAAGGTGCTGGAGAAGCTGCACACGAACGCCACCGCGCCCTCGCTGCCGCGCGTCCTGCGCTTCAACCCGGACGCGACGGTGAAGTGGTTGCCGGATGGCAGCGTGGCCCTGGGCTCGTACAGCGAATACGACGCGGTGGCCCTGCCGGGCGAGGCCTACCCGCTGCTGGTGGAGTTCACCGGCCAGAAGCCCGTGGACGCCGTGCGCCAGCACCTGCGCGACCACAAGCAGGCGGACCTGGATCCGGACATCCTCCTGGAGCTGTACCGGCACCGCATCCTCATCGAGCCGTGAGCGCCGTCGCCGGTCGCGGACTCAGGGCTGGCCCGCGAAGGCGCCCACGTCGCGCAGCCAGCGGGCGATCTTCTGGGTGCGCTCCCACGCGGGCTCGGCGGCGACCAGGTGCTCCGCCAGCCACGCGCTGAAGGCCGGGTCGCCCGCGCGCAGCCACGCGGCGGACTCGGCCAGCTCATGGGCGGCGGCCTCCCACGCGCGGCGCATGGCGCTGGCCACGGCCATCAGCTCCGAGATGCAGCGGGTGAACACCTCCATGCCCACCGTCACCTCGTTGGCGGTGTCGCCGCAGGACAGGGCCAGGGCGCGCAGGTGGCCCAGGTCCTTGAGCAGCCCCTGCTCCAGCGCCGCGGCGGTGCCCAGGCGGGCCTGGGCGGCGCGCTGGAGCAGCTCCACGTCATCGCAGAGCTGACGGAAGGCCACGTCATCCCCCGCGGGGAAGCCCCCCCGGCGGCGCAGGCGCACGCCCACGGCCTGCCACAGGTTGCAGTAGACGAACACCTCGTCGACGCTGCGGCGCACGTGCGGCGGGATGTGGTCCAGGAAGTCCACCACGCTCGCGCGGGCTTCGCGGATGAAGGCATCGCCCCGGGGGGTGTGCTCCACCACGCCGCGCGCGAGCTGGAGCACGCGCCAGGCCCACTGCAGGGCGCGCTCGGAGGTGGTGAAGAGCACCTCCACGCCGGTGCCCAGGGCGCCCGCGGCGTAGCTGGTGTCGGCGGTCGTCGGGGAGGGCACGGACGCGGGCCCTGCGTCTTCAGCGCACCCGTCCTGCGGGCGGGAAGCCGGTGGTCCCGCGTCCTCGCTGTCGGAGACGGCCCCGGGCTCGCGCGGCCTCGGCACCGTGTGCTCACGCCCCATTCGCCACTTCACCTTCGTTCGCCGGAGGAAGCCCCTCCCTCCCGAATATCGCATGCCTCCCGGGGCCTCCAGGCCCGGATGTGCGATGCATCACAAGTTGCCCATCCTCTCATCGGGGATGGGCACCTCGCGATGTCCGGCACTGCGCAACCCCTCCATTCAGTGCAGGTTGGGATTGTGCTTCAGGCGGCTGAGCCGGTCATGCGTCTGCTTCTGGGCGGGAAGGAGCTGCTGACGCGCGAAGCTGCGGGCCTCGCCGTGGAGCTTGGCCACGTCGCGGTTGTAGTCCGCCAGGCCATGGTCCTCGCCCTGCTCCAGCGCGTCGATGGCGGCCTTCTCTCCCAGCAGGTCGGCCCCGCCCTGGACGATCTTCGCGAAGGTCCCCCAGACACCGGAGCCCTCCGCCGGACTGCCGCCCAGCTTCTGGATGCGCTCCTTGAGCGCCTCGACGCGGGCCTCATGGTCATGGAGGCAGGCATCCACCTCCGTACGGGCGATGTCGCTCTTCAGGTGTTTGCTCGCCTGCCGGTAGGTCTCCACGGCGGACAGCTCACCGCGCAGGAAGGAGTTCAGCGTCTCGATGTCGGTGTTGGCCATGACGTCATCTCCTTGGTTTCCGGTGAATGCGATCGACTGGCGCAAAGGTGGTGTGCCGCGGCGGCCCGGCAACGAGCGCTGGCCTCCCCGTCCCCGCAGCGGGCATCCAGGAGAGCGCCCCGGGGCGAGCAGTCGTGGCAGACTCCCCGGCGCATGTGGAATTGGGTTCACCAGCTCGCGGAGTGGGCACGAGGGGACGCGCCGTTCGCCGTCGTGACGGTGACGGAGTGCAAGGGCAGCACGCCCGCGTCTCCGGGCGCGAAGCTGCTGGTGCGCGCGGACGGCACCTTTCACGGCACCATCGGCGGCGGCCACCTGGAGCAGCGGGTGCTCCAGGACGCCCGCGCCTGTCTCGCCCGGGGCGAGGCGCGCACGTTCCGCTATCCGTTGGGCGCGAGGCTGGGCCAGTGCTGTGGAGGGGTCGTGGACGTCTTCGTCGAACCCGTCAATCACGGGCCTCAGCTGTATCTCTTCGGCGCGGGCCACGTGGGGCAGGCGCTGTGCCGCATCCTGGAGGGCACCCCGTTCCGCGTGCACCTGGTGGACGAGCGCGCCGAGTGGGTCCAGTCCCCGCTCGTGCCCGCGGGCGTGGTGCGTCATGAAGAAGCGTGGGACGACTTCGCGGCGCGCGCGGTCTGGGACGACCAGCGCACCTACGTGGCGGTGATGACGCACCGCCACGACGTGGACCAGGACATCATCGCCTTCGCCATCCAGAAGCCGGCCCGCTACATCGGCCTCATCGGCAGTGACACGAAGTGGGCCCGCTTCCGTCAGCGGTTGGATGCGAAGGGGGTGCCCGCCTGGCAGGTGGCCCGCGTCGAGTGTCCCATGGGGCTCCCCATCGGGGGAAAGTCGCCACAGGAGGTGGCCGTGAGCATCGCGGCCGGGCTGCTCCAGCGCCACCATGGGGTGGCCGCGGCAGCGGAGCCGGAAGCGGACGAGCCGCCGCTCCCCGCGCCCCTGCTATCCTCCGGGAAATGAGCACCCCTTTCGAGTTCCGGCTCAACGGACAGCTGGTCCGCGTCGACGACGCGTCGTCCAACACCCCCCTGCTGGAGTTCCTGCGCGCGCGCGGGCTGACGGGCACGAAGCAGGGCTGCGCCGAGGGCGACTGCGGCGCATGCACCGTGGCGATGGTGGACCGGGACGTGAACGGCCAGAAGACCCTGCGCGCGTTCAACAGCTGCATCGCGCTGGTGCCCATGGTGGCCGGGCGCGAGCTCCTCACCGTGGAGGGCGTGGGCAGCCGCGCCGCGCCCCATCCCGTGCAGCAGGCGATGGTGAAGCACTACGGGTCGCAGTGTGGCTTCTGCACGCCGGGCTTCGTCGTCTCCATGGTGGAGGCGTACTGCCGCAAGGACGCGGGCTCGCCGGAGGCCATCGCGGATCAGCTCTGCGGCAACATCTGCCGTTGCACGGGCTACCGCCCCATCCGCGACGCGATGGTGGACGCGCTCGCCCTCCGCGACGCGGAGGGCCTGGGCCCGGGACTCTCCACCGTCTCGCTGGAGGGGCCGCCCTCCCCCACCCCGCCCCTGCGCCATGAGGCGCGCGACGGCCTGTTCCTGCGTCCCACCGCGTGGGAGGACCTGCTCGCGCTGCGCGCCCTGCATCCGGAGGCGATGCTCGTGGCCGGCGCCACCGAGCTGGGCGTGGACATCACCAAGAAGTCGCGCCGCTATCCGTTCCTCATCTCCACCGAGGGCGTGGAGGCCCTGCGCGCCGTCCGCCGCGAGGAGGACGGCTGGTACGTGGGCGGCGCCGCGTCGCTGGTGGACGTGGAGGACGCGCTGGGCCATGAGGTGCCGGAGCTGGCGAAGATGCTCAACGTCTTCGCCTCGCGGCAGATCCGCCACCGCGCCACGCTCGCGGGCAACCTGGTGACGGCCTCGCCCATCGGCGACACGGCGCCGGTGCTGCTGGCGCTGGACGCGCGGCTGGTGCTGGCCTCCGTGAGAGGCGAGCGGACCGTCGCGCTGTCGGACTTCTTCCTCGCCTACCGCAAGACGGCGCTCCAGCCGGACGAAGTGGTTCGCTTCATCGTCATCCCCCACGCGCCGTCGAAGGACAGCGGGCTCACGCGGCACTCGGACAGCTTCAAGGTGTCCAAGCGCCGCGAGCTGGACATCAGCATCGTCTCCGCGGGCTTCTGCATCGAGACGGACGCGCAGGGCCTCGTGCGCACCGCGCGGCTGGGCTACGGCGGCGTCGCGGCCACTCCGGCGCGGGCGCGGCGGACCGAAACCCTGCTCGTGGGCCAGCCGTGGAACGCGGAGGCAGTGGCCCGCGTGCGCACCACCCTGGAGCGCGAGTTCACGCCCCTCACGGACCTGCGCGGCAGCGCGGACTACCGGCGCGGGCTGGTGGTGTCGCTGCTGGAGAAGTTCGCGTCCGGCGAGCGCAGCCCCGTCCTGGACGGACGTCCGCACTTCGCCCCGGGCGCGCCCTCCGCCACGGCGGACGCGGGCCGCGAGCTGCGCCACGAGAGCGCGCTGGGACACGTGACGGGCAGCGCGCAGTACGTGGACGACCTCGCGCAGCGCCGCCCCATGCTGACGGTGTGGCCGGTGCTGTCGCCGCACGCGCACGCGCGCATCCTCCGCCGCGACGCCAGCGCCGCGCTGAAGGTGCCCGGCGTGGTGAAGGTGCTCCTCGCGGAGGACATCCCGGGCATGAACGACACGGGCCCCATCCGCCACGACGAGCCGCTGCTCGCGAAGGACGAGGTGCTCTTCCACTCGCAGGTGGTGGCGCTCGTCGTCGGCGAGAC
This genomic interval carries:
- a CDS encoding DUF2383 domain-containing protein, with the translated sequence MANTDIETLNSFLRGELSAVETYRQASKHLKSDIARTEVDACLHDHEARVEALKERIQKLGGSPAEGSGVWGTFAKIVQGGADLLGEKAAIDALEQGEDHGLADYNRDVAKLHGEARSFARQQLLPAQKQTHDRLSRLKHNPNLH
- the xdhC gene encoding xanthine dehydrogenase accessory protein XdhC, encoding MWNWVHQLAEWARGDAPFAVVTVTECKGSTPASPGAKLLVRADGTFHGTIGGGHLEQRVLQDARACLARGEARTFRYPLGARLGQCCGGVVDVFVEPVNHGPQLYLFGAGHVGQALCRILEGTPFRVHLVDERAEWVQSPLVPAGVVRHEEAWDDFAARAVWDDQRTYVAVMTHRHDVDQDIIAFAIQKPARYIGLIGSDTKWARFRQRLDAKGVPAWQVARVECPMGLPIGGKSPQEVAVSIAAGLLQRHHGVAAAAEPEADEPPLPAPLLSSGK